Part of the Desulfurispira natronophila genome, TTCATCCTGAAGCCGTCGCCATTGAGCATGGCGCTGGACGGGAAGGCGAAGGAGCCGTAACGCTTCAGATTGGTAATGAAACTCTGCAGGGACGCATCAGTCGCCGCAGTGGCATAAGTATTAACAAGATTGGCATGGTAGACAATAGTCGCCAAACGGTTTCGACTATGGCTGATTTCGTGGTGGGCTCCAATGCCAGGCAGGCTATACCCGTTCAGGTGAGTCGAGCCTGACAGTATATTAATGGCTTTCACTGAGCCTGCTGGCGTACGCCAAACCAGCAGATTATGAAACCTCTCGAATACGGCGATTTTCATCAAACGCCCCACCCTTTTTGCATTTGTCAGGGAGTGGGGCGTTTGAGCGTCAGGACGGTGCACATGATGGCACACACCCTCCTTCCTTTGTAATCATTCACGGTGCATTGGCACTCGCATCAACATTCCTCCCAGAGACACTCACTTTCATCCGTGGTTGGAGTCTCTGCCGCTCGCCATCCGGGCTTGCTCTCGGAACACTGGCGCTCCTGCTGAAGAGCCGCAGGGTGGCCGTGAATAGTAACCTTCCTTCTTGCCTTTCCCGGTTTTTGTTTTATGCTGGCGACAGTTATATCAGCAGCCAAAACGATACTTACCGATGGGGAAAAAGGATTTATCTGTGCCAATCAGTTCTGCTAATCGAGATATTCTGCGTCATCTTGTTTTGCTGTTTGCCGAAGATGACAACCAGACGCGCCAGATGTTTCTTCCATATTTTACCGCCATTTTCCAGAATGTTCTGGAGGCTGCGAATGGAATAGATGCATTGGAGGTATACCAGAATCACCATCCACCGGTCATGGTGGTTGACATCGACATGCCTTACCTGAGTGGATTGGAGCTTATTAAAAAGCTGCGGCGCGAAAACGCAACTGCGCGAATCATAATAACCAGCGCCTACACCGATCAACGCTACCTGCTGGATGCGGTTGAGCTGGATATTTCCCGCTATCTGGTAAAACCGATTTTAAAAAATGACCTGGACAGTGCTCTGGAAAAGGTAGCCCGGGAAATTTCTTGCCAGGTGGGCTCCACACGGTGCTTTGGTGATGGGTGGGAGTACGATCCGGCAACCCGCTGTCTGTATTGTGCCCAGCAAATTGTTGATTTGACACCTTTGGAACGCCAGTTTCTGCATATTCTTATAACCAATAGCCATCGGGTGGTGGAGTACGCTGAGATTGAAAACCGGGTTTGGAGTGATCGGGATATGACCCAGGATGCTCTGAAGAGTGTTGTTCGCGAGTTGCGGCGCAAGGTGGGAAGATCCCGCATCGTAAATGTTTCGGGAACCGGTTATCGGTTCTGTGGCGAAGGAGGCACGTGATGAGAGAGACCATTTCTACCCGTCGAACCCTGGCCTATGTGGCAGTCGCGGTAGTGGTTCTCGTGGCCTCAGGAGGTATTGCCTACTGGATCACTGACCCCTGCCCCTTCTTGCTCAGCTCCGCCCTGGTTCGTCTGTTAGCCGGTTTTATTGCCGTGGCTATCTATCTGCGTTGGCGCGACTGGCGCATCTTACCTTTGGCAATCATGTTTTTTTTGATGGCTTTGCGTCAGATATTTACTCTTTTCAGTAATGCCTACGGCATAGATGAGCCCTGGCTGGTACAGACGCTGGTAGAGGGGCCAGGGTTTGTCGTGACTTTTCTGGCCTTTTTCGGTGTGCTCTATTTGTGGCGGGTCTTTGCGAACCAGGCCCGGGTGCAGGCAGCTGAGGCCGAAGCCGCCAGGCGTCGCCGACAGATCCGCCAGATTCTTGACTCACAGCCATCATTGGTCGCTCTGGCAAACAGTCACCGTGTACTCAATGCCAATCGCAGCTTGCTGGAGTTTCTGGGTCATAGCTCGCTGGAGTCTGTGGGTTCATCGACACAGTGGCTACAGGAGCTGTTTCAACGTGGGGGTGCGCTTCCCCAAGGGCTAAGCTGGTCCGAGTTTTTGTTTCAGCAACGCCAGGCCGATGCTGAGGAGGTGCAGTTGCGCCTGGAAAAGGATGGTCAGCCACGAGTGTTTCTGGCTCGTTTTTGTCCCTTTGTCGAAGCTGAGGAAGAGACTATTATTACCTTTTTTGATATTACGGCGCTGGAAGCGTATCAGCGGGAGCTTGAGCAACGTCACGCCGAACAACGCCAAATGCTGGTACAGCAGTCCCGCCTGGCAGCTCTGGGAGAGATGACAGGGGTCATAGCCCACCAGTGGAAGCAACCTCTGAACACTATCAACTGGCAGGTGCAGATGCTGCAGGAACAGGTCGCTCAGCTGGATGATCCTCGCACGGCGGAAGCCAGTCAATCCCTGCAGTCTATTCTTGATCAGCTGGATTTCATGAACAGTACGATTACCAACTTTCGCGACTTTTTTCATCCTGCCAGTCAATCCCAGGCATTTTGCCCCTGTCAGGCTATCAGCCAGGTGCTTCAGTTGCTGGAAGTTGAGTTTAACAAACACCATATCTACTTTGAACTCAGCTGCCCTGATGAGCCTCTGCAAATCTGGGGACGCATGAATGAGTTCCAACAGGCTCTGCTCAATCTGTTGGTTAACTCCCGCGATGCTATAGCCAGGCGGCGCCGGGAGGCTATTGAGAGTCAGGGTATACGGGCAGGGAAATTTGATGGAATCATAGGCTTGCATTGTCAGGTGGTGGAGGGCTCACTGGAAATGGTCGTTCAAGATAACGGAGGTGGCATACCCCCTGAAGTTTTACCGCAAATTTTTGAGCGCTTCTTTACGACCCGGGAGAGTGAAGGGGGAAGCGGAATCGGTCTGTATGTAGCCAGAATTATTGTGGAGGGACATCTTCGGGGGAGCATCCAGGCAGAAAATGTCAGGCAGGGTGCCCAGGTCAGGGTATCGTTGCCACTTTTTACCCTTTCAGGGCAGGAATGATACTGGTTGCTCTCCTGGTGTTTACTTTACCCGGTAATCATGCTAGGTAGTAAGTGTATTTAGGCAATAGGTTTATTGTCTCACGAAACTTTTAACTGAGGGAGATAGTGGAATGACAGAGGAGAAGCAGAGTCAGGAACCTCAAAAGAAAGATCCAATGATTCCTGATGGAGAGGTCAACCCCATTGATACTGACTATCAGGTGGGTCAGGACAATGTGGTGGTGAAGGTGGGACCCTTTGGCCTGGATATCCACAACCCGGTTTTCGGCATCTCGGGACTGTTGGTAGTTATTTTTGTGGTACTGACCATCGCCTTTCACAGTCATGCCGAGCCGCTGTTTAGCAACTTGCGAGACTGGATGACATCAAACCTGGACTGGTTCTTTATTTCTGCCGGTAATATATTTGTGCTGCTGTGCCTGGTGCTGGCGGTTTCGCCTTTAGGGCGCGTACGGCTGGGTGGCACGGAAGCCAAGCCGGACTACTCGTACCTGGGTTGGTTTTCCATGCTCTTTGCTGCTGGCATGGGGATTGGGCTTATGTTCTATGGTGTCGCTGAGCCCCTTTCCCACTTTTCCGCAGCATACGGCGGCACGTCAGTAGAAGATGGAGTGCGTACCGATTGGTCGCCACTGGCTGGAGCAGCAGGAGACGCAGCTGCAGCTGAACGCCTGGGTATGGCAGCCACCATTTACCACTGGGGCCTGCACCCCTGGGCAATATACTCTGTGTTGGCACTGGGCCTGGCCCTTTTTGCCTTTAACAAGGGGCTGCCACTCACGATCCGTTCGATTTTCTACCCACTGCTGGGTGAGCGGGTCTGGGGATGGCCTGGCCACGTTATCGACATCCTGGCTGTCTTCGCTACCCTTTTTGGTCTGGCCACTTCTCTCGGTATTGGTGCCTCACAGGCCAGCGCCGGCCTAAGCTATCTCTTTGGTTTCCCCGAAGGGGTTACCACGCAGGTGCTGTTGGTGCTCGCGATTACCGCCATTGCCCTGGTTTCGGTCTATGCCGGACTGGAAGCTGGAGTAAAAAGACTTTCTGAAATCAACATGGTTCTGGCCACTCTGCTGCTGCTCTTTGTGATTATTGTCGGCCCCACCCTGCTGATCATAACCGGCTTCTTCGCCAATCTGGGAGCCTACCTGCAACACCTCCCGGCCCTGGCCAACCCCATCGGGCGTGAAGACAGCAACTTTGCCCAGGGTTGGACCGCCTTCTACTGGGCCTGGTGGATATCATGGTCGCCATTCGTAGGAATGTTTATTGCGCGGGTATCGCGAGGACGCACCGTGCGTGAGTTCCTTGTCTCCGTGCTGCTGATTCCTTCGACTGCCTGTGTACTCTGGATGAGTGTCTTCGGAGGGACTGCCATTAACCAGTATGTGCGCGAAGGCTATGATGCCGTGGCAGAGTCCGCGCTTCCGGTGCAGCTCTTTGCCATGCTCGACGCCCTGCCCCTGGCTCAAATCACATCGTTTGTAGCCATAGTCCTGGTTATTGTCTTCTTCATCACCTCATCGGACTCGGGATCGCTGGTAATTGACGTGATCTCTGCCGGCGGCAAGGTCAATGCTCCAACTCCTCAGCGCATGTTCTGGTGCACCTTTGAGGGGCTGGTAGCCGTTGCCCTCCTGCTCGGCGGTGGTTTGGTGGCCCTGCAGGCCATGGCGGTATCAACCGGATTCCCATTCACCATTGTGTTGTTGATTGTCTGTGTGTCGCTGGTAATTGGTTTAATGAGCGAGCCCAGGCCAAAAAAGCTGCCCAAGAAAGCGTAACAAAGGCCAAGCTCTGCTAGAGGCGGACCGCAGTTAGCTCTGCAGTCCGCCTTTTTTCATGGATAATACCGTTTTAACCGTGTTCGAGGTGCTTATGGAAACAGAACAGTTAGAAATTCTCGATTTTTTGCGCCGACACGCACCCTTTAGCGATTTGCCTGAAGAAACCTTGGCGTGGGTAGCCAGCAGTGTAGATGTGGCGTACTATAAAGCCGATACTCAAATCACTGCATTCGGGGATGAAATAGATGGCCTTTATGTCGTGCGTAGCGGATCCGTGGAAGTCTTTCGGCGGAGCGGTGATCTTTATAATCGTCTCAGCGAGGGAGGCTTTTTTGGTGAGTTCGCGCTGTTGCGCAACGGCAAGGTTCGCTTTCCCGCCAAGGCCCTGGAAGATACCCTGGTTTATATTATTCCGGCAGAAGTATTTCATGAGCTGTTTGAAAATCACGAACTTTTTGCCGATGGGGTGGAGGTAGAGGATAAAACCCGTTTGCGACAAGCTGTAGCTCGCCGGGAGGATGCCAATGAATTGATGACCTCCAAAATAAAAACACTGGTGCAGCGTGAACCAGTGGCCATAGATAGCGGTGCGACAGTACGCGAGGCCTGCCAGCGTATGTCTGCCGAGTCGGTTTCGTCACTGCTGATTCTAAGAGATGAATCAGGGCAAAGCAGTAAAGATACGTCCCTATCACACTCGATGTTGGATGGCATCATAACGGATCGGGATATTCGCAATCGTCTGGTTACCCCGGGTCTTGACTACGATACTCCGGTCACGGAAATCATGTCGACGGGGCTCGTTACGGTAGAGCATAACCAGCTGGTCTTTGAGGCCATGTTACTAATGCTTCGCCACAATTTACACCATTTGCCGGTTTTAAAAGACAGCAAACCCATAGGGGTTATAGCTATCTCCGATATCATTCGCTACGAGTCCCAGAACAGTCTATTTGTAGTCAGTTCGATTTTTCGCCAAACAGATCGGGAAGGGCTGGCTGCACTGAAGCCAGAAGTTCGCTCATGTTTTCAGCGCATGGTAAATGAGGATGCCAACTCCCGTATGATAGGCAGTGCTATGGCGGTTATCGGTCGCAGTTTCAAGCAGCGTTTGCTGGAGCTGGCAGAAGATAAACTGGGGAAACCACCGGTGCCTTACTGCTTTCTGGCTTTGGGCTCCATGGCCCGCGACGAGCAGAGCATAGTCACTGATCAGGACAATGCCATTATCCTTGATAATAGCTTTGACCCAGACCAGCATGACGAATACTTCAGGCAGTTGGCGGAGTTCGTTTGTGATGGTCTGTCGGAGTGTGGCTACTCCTATTGTACCGGGGGAATTATGGCTACGAACCCGAAGTGGCGGCAACCCTTGCAGGTGTGGCAGGACTACTTTGCCCAATGGATAGACAAGCCAACCCCACAGTCGCTGCTTGACAGTTCCATATTCTTCGATTTGGAGGGGGTCTGGGGGAAAACCCAGTGGGCTGAGCAGCTTAATCAGATGGTAGCAGCGCGGGCGCGGCGCAGCCCCCGTTTTCTTGCCAGCATGGCTCGCAATGCTCTGAATCGAACTCCGCCACTCGGCTTTTTTAAGGATTTTGTTATGGAAGCTGATGGGCGACAGAGTAACTCAATAAATATTAAGCGGCGGGGAACTGCTCCCATGGTCGATCTCATCCGCGTACATACGTTGGCAGTTGGTTCCCGGGCTCGCAACTCTTTCGAGCGACTGCGGGATATTATTGATGCCGGAATACTGCCCAAGGGACGTGGGCCGGACTTACGGGATGCGTTGGAATTTATCGCCATGGTGCGTATTCGTCATCAGGCTCTTGATCTGGATGAAGGCCAGGAACCGGATAATTCAGTAGTGCCTGAGAATCTCTCCGACTTTGAGCGCAAGAATCTCAAGGATGCCTTTCAGATTCTCAGTAACGCTCAGAAGTTTCTACGCTTTCGTTATCAGTCCGGCCGGTCTATCTGAAAGGGAGGGCAGCGTTGATGTATTTTGGCAAAAATACCCATACAGAAATGCCTGGCAGCGAGAAAACAGCAGGGGTGAAAGCGCCTCTCCCCTGGTCACAACGATTTGTGCAATTGGCAGAGGAAGCCAGGGATCCACGCATAAAGGCTTTTTATTGTGCCGGGATGGTGGATGAATCTACCCCACTTGAAGAAGTACCTCTGCTGGCCATGGATTTTGAAACCACCGGTTTTGATTCAAGTAAACATGGTATAGTCAGCATCGGTCTGGTGCCCATGAGTCACCGACGCATACACTGCCGTGAAGCGCGCCACTGGGTGGTTAAGCCTCGCGTTGCCCTGGATGAAACATCGGTGGTAATTCACGGCATAACCCACTCTGATGTGGCAGCAGCTCCGGATTTGAGTGATGTTATTGATGAGTTGCTGGAATATATGGCCGGGCGAGTGATTGTGGTCCATCACCGCAGTATTGAGCGTGCTTTCCTGGACGTAGCACTCAAAGCTCGCACTGGCGAGGGTATCCAGTTTCCCGTAATTGATACGATGGAGCTTGAGGCCCGTTTGCATAGGAGCAAAGCGCCGGGGATTATTGATTGGCTTTTACGGCGACGGCCTGCTTCTATACGCTTGGCGGATTCTCGGGAGCGCTACCACTTGCCGTATTATCGGCCGCACCATGCGCTTACCGATGCGTTAGCTACAGCGGAGTTACTGCAGGCCCAAATAGCTCACCGCTTCTCTCCCCAACAGGCAATCAGCGAATTGTGGCAGTAAAAAAGCCCTTCTGCTGGAGCAGAAGGGCTAATAATATAGCTTTGGTCACGGGCCCCCTCAAGAGAGGTCGACACGCTCGCGTAGTTCCTTGCCTGGCTTGAAGTAGGGTACCCGCTTGGATGGAACGCTGACCTTGTCTCCGGTTTTGGGGTTGCGACCTTCACGTGGTCCTCGCTCGCGGGTTTTGAAGCTGCCAAATCCCCGAAGTTCAACTTTATCCCCATCCTCCAGGGCATCGATAATGCACTCAAAAAGGCTGTTTACAACGGCTTCTGCCTGCTTTTTATTGACAGTGTCTGTTTTAGCGCAAATTCTTTCAACGAGATCAGCCTTGGTCATCATTCCTCCTTAACGCGTATGTCAGGCTAAATATTTTTTTGGCAAGCAATTACATAATTTGCTCTGGCCAAACTCAGGGATAGTTATCACACTCCCCTGTCCATGTCAAGTTATACAAATTCTTTCAATACAAGGAATTGCTCCGGTAGCCGCTCCATATTTTTATCAAGTCAAAGTGGCGCAGTTAGAGTATTGTTTTATCGGCTATGTCAAAATGGCGCACATGAGTACAAGAAGTTTGGCTGGAATTTATGTCAATTTGACATTTTTCGGATTTGCTTTTGCAAGGCACAACTTGTAAGTGTTGCCAATAGGTAGCTTGAGTGTTTGGCATGCAGTGTGCATTGTTTTGGTTAGTAGTCGGGAGTTTTTCCCTCCTCCTTTTTCTCCCGCACCATGGATGTCAGTGAAAAAATATTCACGAAAAAGAGTCTATAAACCTATAGACTCTTTTTTCGTTTCTGGAGTATCCTGCGTTCTCAGTAGTGAACCACGCTGGTTGCCTTAGCACTCTATCAAGGAGGTTATTTGCCGATATGAAATCTTATCTCTCTGCAGGTTCTTTTTTACTCACCGGTATTTTAGTCACTCTCTTACTGTTTAGCCCTGCCACATCGCACCAGTTTCCTGACTTCACCGAGCTGGTAGAAAAAGTTGAGCCTTCGGTAGTGAACATATCTACCTTTAAAGAAACAAGCAGTGCGCAACGAGCAATGCCATTTCCGGAAGAGTTTTTTCATTTTTTTGGCGAAGACTTTCGACGATTTTTTGGCGAAACGCCCCGCAATAATCGTCCTGACCAGCAGCGACGCCACTCCACCAGTTTAGGTTCAGGGTTTATTGTTTCTGACGACGGCTATATTGTTACGAATCACCACGTTATCAAAGAAGCCGATGAAATTCTGGTTACCCTGAGCGATGAGCGTGAATATAAAGCTGAAGTTATAGGCGGAGACTCAGCCTATGATCTGGCTTTGCTGAAGATTAATGCCCGTGGATTGCCAGCTCTGCCGCTGGGCAACTCTGATGATATTCGTGTTGGTCAGTGGGTATTTGCCGTGGGAAATCCCTTTGGTTTGAGCGGCACAGTGACTGCTGGTGTTATCAGTGCCCGGGACAGGCAAATTGGTCAGTCGGTTTTTGATAGCTTTCTTCAAACTGATGCATCCATTAACCCGGGCAACAGTGGTGGGCCATTGCTGAACCTTAGCGGAGAGGTAATTGGGATCAATACCGCTATTGTCTCCAGTGGCCAGGGCCTTGGTTTTGCCATCCCCATTAATACGCTCAAGGCATCCTACGAACAGTTGCGGGAGGAAGGTCGCGTGTCCCGGGGCTGGCTTGGGGTATCCCTGCAGCGTCTGACGCCCGAGCTGGCTCAGTCATTGGGTGCGGGTCAGGATACCACTGGTGCTTTGGTGGTCTCGGTAGGCGAAGGACAGCCCGGTGACAAGGCGGGCCTGGAGGAAGGTGATATAATTGTTTCTTTCGATGGTCAGCAGGTAGAGCGCTATCAGGACATCTTTCGCTTTGTAGCACGTGGCGTACCCGGCGTTCAGGTTCCCATGGAGGTACTGCGGGATGGCAGAAAACACACTCTGCGAGTTACTTTGGGAGAGCGCCCAGACGATCTCAGCGCCGATGCGGGTCCTTCTGCTCAGCCACCTTCCGCCGCTGCCACCTGGGAGTTTCAGGGGGTAACTTTTGCTATGGAAAACCAGCGGGTTGTAGTTAAAACGGTTGATCGAGACTCTCACGCTTATGAAGCGGGGGTACGTCAAGGTATGGTGGTGTTACGGGCCAACGGAGTCGCCGCAACAGATCTTTCTACTCTGGAGCGGGCTATTGAAAGTCGTTCGCGCAATAACTATGTTAACCTTTTGGTAAGCCACCAAGGCTCCAATCGCTTTATACCTTTTCAAATTCAACCATAAGAGGATATGTGCATGCGCTATTTGGTTACCGGCGCTGCCGGATTTATTGGATCCAATCTTGCCTTTGCCCTGCTGAACCAGGGACATGAGGTTATTGCTCTGGATAATTTTTCCAGTGGCCACTTCAAGAATCTTATCGGATTTACTGGTATGGTAGCTACGATTGATATAAGCCGTGTAGAGCAGTTGGCAGAGTTGGAAAACTTTGGCCCCTTAGACGGAATTTTTCACCAGGCTGCCATAACCGATACCACGATACTGGACCAGGCACTAATGATGCGGGCAAATAACGATGCTTTTCGCCACTTGCTCGAGTGGGCTGCCGAGCAGTCAGTGCCCGTGGTATACGCTTCCAGTGCCGGTGTCTACGGTAACAGCTCAGCTCCCAACCGGGTAGAGGAGGGGCTGGTGCCGGAAAATATTTATGGCTACTCCAAATACGCCATGGATATGACGGCGAAGTCTTTTATGGCCGATCAGCCTCAGCAGCGTATCGTAGGCCTGCGTTACTTCAACGTATATGGGCCGGGAGAGTCCTTCAAGGGTCATGCAGCAAGCATGGTGTTTCAGCTTTATCATCAGCTTAAGGCGGGCAAACAGCCACGTCTGTTCAAGTATGGCAAACAGATGCGCGACTTTGTCTATGTAGACGATGTAGTTCAGGCCAACCTCAAGGCCATGCACAGCGAGTGTCCGGTATCTGGAATCTACAACGTAGGAAGTGGGCAAGCCCGTACCTTTAACGACATGATCGAAATTATCAGCCGTGAACTGAAAATAGAGTGCCAGGTGGAGTATATAGACAACCCTTACAGCTTTTATCAAAACCATACTGAGGCTGATATTGACCAAACCAGGCAGCAACTGGGCTACCAGCCAGAATTTAGCCTTGAGGAAGGTGTCGTTGCCTATCTGCAGCACCTGGAGTCACAATGATCATTGATGGCGTCGTGCTGGCGGGGGGACAGAGCAGTCGAATGGGCCGCGACAAGGCACTGCTTCCCTGGGGTGAGGATACCACGTTGCTGGATAATGCCGTCGCTATTCTGGAACCTATGGTCCGCAAACTGCATCTTTCAGGTCGCCACTATGGCGACTATTCACCTATTCTGGATGTCGACCCTGAGCAAGGGCCGTTGGGAGCCTTTTACTCCATATATAGAACCCTGCAGGCAGACCCGTCGTGGGACGCATTGGCAGTGCTTCCATGCGATATGCCGTTGGTGCAAAGTGGCTGGTTTCTGGAAATGGCAAAGATTCTTGAGAGTCAGCTCCATGTGGATGCAGTATTCACAGCTCGCGAGGGGCGTTTTTTCCCGCTGACGGCGGTTTATCGCCGAAGAGGGCTGGAAATGATGGCCAGATCCTACACCCAGGGAAATCGCAAAGTCCTAAGAGCCTTGCAGGATATAAATAATGAGGTTATATTAAAAAATGAGGAGCAATTGGAAAACGTCAATCGCCCTCAGGACTATCAGCGACTGCTGGAGATGCGTGAGCTTTCCAGCGATGCCTGAACTCAGCATGTCATCGTTCAGCTACTGCACATGTCGATGATTCCATTCATTTTATATTACTGAAAGCACTTGGAGGAACATTATGGGCGCCAGCAATGAAATCCCTGAAGAGCCACTGAAACAAAGCGAAATCATGCCACTTACCATGGGCTTTATTGGAACCATAGCTTTTGCGATAGTGGTATACTTTGTTATTGTCAGTATAGGCTAAAAGGCCAGTTGTCGGTAAAGTG contains:
- a CDS encoding molybdenum cofactor guanylyltransferase, producing the protein MIIDGVVLAGGQSSRMGRDKALLPWGEDTTLLDNAVAILEPMVRKLHLSGRHYGDYSPILDVDPEQGPLGAFYSIYRTLQADPSWDALAVLPCDMPLVQSGWFLEMAKILESQLHVDAVFTAREGRFFPLTAVYRRRGLEMMARSYTQGNRKVLRALQDINNEVILKNEEQLENVNRPQDYQRLLEMRELSSDA
- a CDS encoding Do family serine endopeptidase; the encoded protein is MKSYLSAGSFLLTGILVTLLLFSPATSHQFPDFTELVEKVEPSVVNISTFKETSSAQRAMPFPEEFFHFFGEDFRRFFGETPRNNRPDQQRRHSTSLGSGFIVSDDGYIVTNHHVIKEADEILVTLSDEREYKAEVIGGDSAYDLALLKINARGLPALPLGNSDDIRVGQWVFAVGNPFGLSGTVTAGVISARDRQIGQSVFDSFLQTDASINPGNSGGPLLNLSGEVIGINTAIVSSGQGLGFAIPINTLKASYEQLREEGRVSRGWLGVSLQRLTPELAQSLGAGQDTTGALVVSVGEGQPGDKAGLEEGDIIVSFDGQQVERYQDIFRFVARGVPGVQVPMEVLRDGRKHTLRVTLGERPDDLSADAGPSAQPPSAAATWEFQGVTFAMENQRVVVKTVDRDSHAYEAGVRQGMVVLRANGVAATDLSTLERAIESRSRNNYVNLLVSHQGSNRFIPFQIQP
- a CDS encoding BCCT family transporter — encoded protein: MTEEKQSQEPQKKDPMIPDGEVNPIDTDYQVGQDNVVVKVGPFGLDIHNPVFGISGLLVVIFVVLTIAFHSHAEPLFSNLRDWMTSNLDWFFISAGNIFVLLCLVLAVSPLGRVRLGGTEAKPDYSYLGWFSMLFAAGMGIGLMFYGVAEPLSHFSAAYGGTSVEDGVRTDWSPLAGAAGDAAAAERLGMAATIYHWGLHPWAIYSVLALGLALFAFNKGLPLTIRSIFYPLLGERVWGWPGHVIDILAVFATLFGLATSLGIGASQASAGLSYLFGFPEGVTTQVLLVLAITAIALVSVYAGLEAGVKRLSEINMVLATLLLLFVIIVGPTLLIITGFFANLGAYLQHLPALANPIGREDSNFAQGWTAFYWAWWISWSPFVGMFIARVSRGRTVREFLVSVLLIPSTACVLWMSVFGGTAINQYVREGYDAVAESALPVQLFAMLDALPLAQITSFVAIVLVIVFFITSSDSGSLVIDVISAGGKVNAPTPQRMFWCTFEGLVAVALLLGGGLVALQAMAVSTGFPFTIVLLIVCVSLVIGLMSEPRPKKLPKKA
- a CDS encoding response regulator translates to MPISSANRDILRHLVLLFAEDDNQTRQMFLPYFTAIFQNVLEAANGIDALEVYQNHHPPVMVVDIDMPYLSGLELIKKLRRENATARIIITSAYTDQRYLLDAVELDISRYLVKPILKNDLDSALEKVAREISCQVGSTRCFGDGWEYDPATRCLYCAQQIVDLTPLERQFLHILITNSHRVVEYAEIENRVWSDRDMTQDALKSVVRELRRKVGRSRIVNVSGTGYRFCGEGGT
- a CDS encoding DUF294 nucleotidyltransferase-like domain-containing protein, translated to METEQLEILDFLRRHAPFSDLPEETLAWVASSVDVAYYKADTQITAFGDEIDGLYVVRSGSVEVFRRSGDLYNRLSEGGFFGEFALLRNGKVRFPAKALEDTLVYIIPAEVFHELFENHELFADGVEVEDKTRLRQAVARREDANELMTSKIKTLVQREPVAIDSGATVREACQRMSAESVSSLLILRDESGQSSKDTSLSHSMLDGIITDRDIRNRLVTPGLDYDTPVTEIMSTGLVTVEHNQLVFEAMLLMLRHNLHHLPVLKDSKPIGVIAISDIIRYESQNSLFVVSSIFRQTDREGLAALKPEVRSCFQRMVNEDANSRMIGSAMAVIGRSFKQRLLELAEDKLGKPPVPYCFLALGSMARDEQSIVTDQDNAIILDNSFDPDQHDEYFRQLAEFVCDGLSECGYSYCTGGIMATNPKWRQPLQVWQDYFAQWIDKPTPQSLLDSSIFFDLEGVWGKTQWAEQLNQMVAARARRSPRFLASMARNALNRTPPLGFFKDFVMEADGRQSNSINIKRRGTAPMVDLIRVHTLAVGSRARNSFERLRDIIDAGILPKGRGPDLRDALEFIAMVRIRHQALDLDEGQEPDNSVVPENLSDFERKNLKDAFQILSNAQKFLRFRYQSGRSI
- a CDS encoding integration host factor subunit beta translates to MTKADLVERICAKTDTVNKKQAEAVVNSLFECIIDALEDGDKVELRGFGSFKTRERGPREGRNPKTGDKVSVPSKRVPYFKPGKELRERVDLS
- a CDS encoding 3'-5' exonuclease, which gives rise to MPGSEKTAGVKAPLPWSQRFVQLAEEARDPRIKAFYCAGMVDESTPLEEVPLLAMDFETTGFDSSKHGIVSIGLVPMSHRRIHCREARHWVVKPRVALDETSVVIHGITHSDVAAAPDLSDVIDELLEYMAGRVIVVHHRSIERAFLDVALKARTGEGIQFPVIDTMELEARLHRSKAPGIIDWLLRRRPASIRLADSRERYHLPYYRPHHALTDALATAELLQAQIAHRFSPQQAISELWQ
- the rfaD gene encoding ADP-glyceromanno-heptose 6-epimerase produces the protein MRYLVTGAAGFIGSNLAFALLNQGHEVIALDNFSSGHFKNLIGFTGMVATIDISRVEQLAELENFGPLDGIFHQAAITDTTILDQALMMRANNDAFRHLLEWAAEQSVPVVYASSAGVYGNSSAPNRVEEGLVPENIYGYSKYAMDMTAKSFMADQPQQRIVGLRYFNVYGPGESFKGHAASMVFQLYHQLKAGKQPRLFKYGKQMRDFVYVDDVVQANLKAMHSECPVSGIYNVGSGQARTFNDMIEIISRELKIECQVEYIDNPYSFYQNHTEADIDQTRQQLGYQPEFSLEEGVVAYLQHLESQ
- a CDS encoding sensor histidine kinase, giving the protein MRETISTRRTLAYVAVAVVVLVASGGIAYWITDPCPFLLSSALVRLLAGFIAVAIYLRWRDWRILPLAIMFFLMALRQIFTLFSNAYGIDEPWLVQTLVEGPGFVVTFLAFFGVLYLWRVFANQARVQAAEAEAARRRRQIRQILDSQPSLVALANSHRVLNANRSLLEFLGHSSLESVGSSTQWLQELFQRGGALPQGLSWSEFLFQQRQADAEEVQLRLEKDGQPRVFLARFCPFVEAEEETIITFFDITALEAYQRELEQRHAEQRQMLVQQSRLAALGEMTGVIAHQWKQPLNTINWQVQMLQEQVAQLDDPRTAEASQSLQSILDQLDFMNSTITNFRDFFHPASQSQAFCPCQAISQVLQLLEVEFNKHHIYFELSCPDEPLQIWGRMNEFQQALLNLLVNSRDAIARRRREAIESQGIRAGKFDGIIGLHCQVVEGSLEMVVQDNGGGIPPEVLPQIFERFFTTRESEGGSGIGLYVARIIVEGHLRGSIQAENVRQGAQVRVSLPLFTLSGQE